From a region of the Thermodesulfovibrio thiophilus DSM 17215 genome:
- a CDS encoding class I SAM-dependent rRNA methyltransferase, with protein sequence MEEIFIKPLKKYGSLWIYKNEILSDITHLTPGSLLRVYESRSNKIIGTGYINPKSTISIRLLSFKKENIDAEFFHQKFQQAIKYREEFLGLKHSYRMIYSESDGLPGLIVDKYNNCLVIQILTAGMETFKDLIIELLDKITNPEIIVLKNDSSSRLKEGLVTEKKIVKGELSELPVIYEDDVKFLVNPVHGQKTGFFLDQRENRLFLKQFITAGEGLDLFCYIGSWSIHLAKKGASVTGIDSSEHAINSARDNAKINNLNEKCKFIKADVFNYLKWEIKKNKRYDFMVVDPPAFVKSKNQKDDAIEGYLTLNSLALKLLKKDGILTTSSCSQHISDFEFSEIIKEALSRNKRTGKVLYKGIQSKDHPILLTMPETAYLKCLIVKLFD encoded by the coding sequence ATGGAAGAAATTTTTATTAAACCTTTAAAAAAATACGGAAGTCTCTGGATTTATAAAAATGAAATTCTATCAGACATCACGCATTTAACTCCCGGTAGTCTCCTAAGAGTTTATGAATCAAGATCAAATAAAATTATTGGAACAGGATATATAAACCCAAAATCAACAATTTCTATAAGACTTCTCAGTTTTAAAAAAGAAAATATAGATGCTGAATTTTTTCATCAAAAATTTCAACAGGCAATAAAATACAGAGAAGAATTTTTAGGACTTAAACATAGCTATCGAATGATATATAGTGAATCTGACGGGCTTCCGGGCTTGATAGTGGATAAATACAATAATTGCCTTGTAATTCAGATTCTGACCGCTGGAATGGAGACTTTTAAGGATTTAATAATCGAACTTTTAGATAAAATTACTAATCCAGAGATTATCGTTCTTAAAAATGACTCTTCATCAAGATTGAAAGAGGGTCTTGTAACAGAGAAAAAAATAGTGAAAGGAGAACTCAGCGAACTTCCAGTGATTTATGAAGATGATGTTAAATTTTTAGTTAACCCAGTTCATGGACAAAAAACAGGCTTTTTTCTGGATCAGAGAGAAAATAGGCTATTTCTTAAACAATTCATTACTGCTGGAGAAGGACTTGACCTTTTTTGCTATATTGGTTCATGGAGTATTCATCTCGCAAAAAAGGGAGCAAGTGTTACAGGAATTGACAGTTCAGAGCATGCAATAAATTCAGCGAGAGATAATGCAAAAATTAATAATTTGAATGAAAAATGTAAATTTATAAAAGCTGATGTATTTAACTATCTTAAATGGGAGATAAAAAAGAACAAACGCTATGACTTCATGGTGGTTGATCCGCCTGCTTTTGTAAAATCAAAAAATCAGAAAGACGATGCTATCGAAGGATATTTAACTTTAAATAGTTTAGCGTTAAAACTTTTGAAAAAAGATGGGATCCTTACCACATCATCATGTTCACAGCACATATCAGACTTTGAATTCTCAGAAATAATTAAGGAAGCTCTTTCACGAAATAAAAGAACAGGAAAGGTATTATATAAAGGAATCCAGAGCAAGGATCATCCAATACTTTTAACTATGCCAGAAACAGCTTATCTGAAATGTTTAATAGTTAAACTATTTGACTAA
- a CDS encoding NADH:flavin oxidoreductase has translation MKLFTPFEIKTIKMQNRIVRSATFEKMADEDGFVTEELINFYVTLARGGAGLIITGNALVHVSGRSAPKMICIHNDFYVEGLKKLTNAVHKAGGKIVIQLSHGGRQCASIFLGGSQPVAPSSIYEPVYKVMPRELKQEEIWEIIESFGSAARRAKEAGFDGVQLHGAHGYLINQFLSPYTNRRNDYWGGDEERRFHFLEEVYESIRYNVGFDYPVMIKLNACDFIEGGLKLEDSLKIAKRLKNLGIDAIEVSGGIVESKPEERPVRIKIDSPEKEAYFREFSKEFKKNLKIPVMLVGGIRSRSVAEEILQKNEADLISLSRPLIREPDLPLKWMKDKERSDCISCNGCMRFIKLPHVKCIQLEKKR, from the coding sequence ATGAAACTTTTTACACCCTTTGAAATTAAAACAATTAAGATGCAAAACAGAATAGTACGTTCTGCAACATTTGAAAAAATGGCTGATGAAGACGGTTTTGTCACAGAGGAGCTTATAAATTTTTATGTAACTCTTGCAAGAGGTGGAGCTGGATTAATAATCACAGGTAATGCTCTGGTTCACGTATCAGGCAGAAGTGCTCCTAAAATGATATGTATTCATAATGATTTTTATGTTGAGGGCCTTAAAAAACTCACAAATGCTGTTCATAAAGCTGGTGGGAAAATAGTGATTCAACTTAGTCACGGAGGAAGACAGTGTGCATCAATTTTTCTTGGTGGTTCACAGCCCGTAGCGCCTTCATCTATTTATGAACCTGTTTATAAAGTAATGCCCAGAGAATTAAAGCAGGAAGAAATCTGGGAAATAATAGAATCTTTTGGCAGTGCAGCCAGACGAGCAAAAGAAGCAGGATTTGACGGAGTTCAGCTCCATGGTGCTCATGGATATTTAATAAATCAGTTTCTATCTCCTTATACAAACAGAAGAAATGACTACTGGGGAGGAGACGAAGAGCGAAGATTTCACTTTCTTGAAGAAGTTTACGAAAGCATAAGATACAATGTTGGCTTTGACTATCCTGTAATGATAAAACTCAATGCCTGTGATTTTATTGAAGGAGGATTAAAACTTGAAGATAGCTTAAAAATTGCCAAAAGACTTAAAAATTTAGGAATTGATGCCATTGAGGTAAGTGGGGGCATAGTGGAATCTAAACCAGAAGAAAGACCTGTCAGAATAAAGATAGATTCTCCAGAAAAGGAAGCATACTTCAGAGAATTTTCAAAAGAATTCAAAAAAAATCTGAAAATTCCAGTTATGCTTGTTGGTGGAATTCGCTCTCGCTCTGTAGCAGAAGAAATCTTGCAAAAAAATGAAGCAGATCTTATTTCTCTTTCACGACCATTAATCCGAGAACCTGATTTACCGCTAAAATGGATGAAAGATAAAGAAAGGTCTGACTGCATATCCTGTAATGGATGCATGAGATTTATAAAATTACCTCATGTAAAGTGTATCCAACTTGAAAAAAAGCGATAA
- a CDS encoding peptide-binding protein has product MLKKYGRFILFLTLFIFSCQRAPDIKEPFSLTGASSADAKRLLPLFASDSASADISGRVFNGLTKYDKNLNIVGDLAEKWIISKNGKEIIFYLRKGVKWHDGIEFTAEDVVFTYKAITDPRNPTPYSSTYGPVKEVKAIDKYTVKILYEKPFAPSLESWGMGILPKHLLEGKELFNSPLNRAPVGTGPYKMKEWVTGQRIILERNQNYFEGLPFFEKFISRIIPDASTMFLELRFGGIDYMGLNPAQYKYYGTKDFFKTYFNVYRYPSFGYTYIGYNLENVLFSDKKVRQAIAHSINKKEVIEGVLLGYGSPCTGPFPPSSWAFNPDVTDFEYSPEKAKNILYELGWRTGNDGILVKDGKRFSFILLVNQGNEGRLKTAQIIKEQLKNVGIDLNIRVLEWQSFLELVTKRQFQAVLLGWSLSHDPDLYDIFHSSKTKPGEFNFVSYSNPYVDRLIEQARGILNRDERKKLYFKIHKLITEDQPYTFLYVPDTIIAVNKRIKGIEPAPAGIWHNYIFWYVPKNTMDWYN; this is encoded by the coding sequence ATGTTAAAAAAATATGGCAGATTTATTCTTTTTTTAACTTTATTTATTTTTTCCTGCCAGAGAGCCCCTGATATAAAAGAACCATTCTCTTTAACCGGAGCTTCTTCTGCTGATGCTAAAAGACTTCTACCTCTCTTTGCTTCAGACTCAGCAAGTGCCGATATAAGCGGAAGAGTTTTTAATGGACTTACAAAATATGACAAAAATCTTAATATTGTTGGAGACCTCGCTGAGAAATGGATTATATCAAAAAATGGTAAAGAAATTATTTTTTATCTCAGAAAAGGAGTTAAATGGCATGATGGTATAGAATTTACTGCAGAGGATGTTGTATTCACATATAAAGCAATTACTGATCCTCGTAATCCAACACCTTATAGCAGTACCTACGGCCCGGTGAAAGAAGTGAAAGCCATTGATAAATACACTGTGAAAATTTTATATGAAAAACCTTTTGCACCTTCGCTTGAATCATGGGGAATGGGAATTCTTCCAAAACATTTGCTCGAGGGTAAAGAACTGTTTAACTCTCCACTTAACAGAGCTCCTGTTGGCACAGGCCCTTACAAAATGAAAGAATGGGTAACAGGACAGAGAATTATCCTTGAACGAAATCAAAACTACTTTGAAGGTTTACCTTTTTTCGAAAAATTTATTTCAAGAATTATACCCGATGCATCCACAATGTTTCTTGAACTGAGATTTGGTGGAATAGATTATATGGGACTTAATCCTGCGCAATATAAATATTATGGTACAAAAGATTTTTTTAAAACATACTTCAATGTTTACCGCTATCCATCTTTTGGATATACCTATATTGGATATAATCTTGAAAATGTTTTATTTTCGGATAAAAAAGTTCGTCAGGCGATTGCTCATTCCATAAACAAAAAAGAAGTCATTGAAGGAGTTCTTCTTGGATATGGAAGCCCTTGTACAGGACCATTTCCACCTTCTTCATGGGCATTCAATCCTGATGTAACAGATTTTGAGTATTCACCTGAGAAAGCAAAAAATATTCTTTATGAACTTGGATGGAGAACTGGTAATGACGGTATTCTGGTAAAAGATGGGAAAAGATTTTCATTTATTCTGCTTGTTAATCAGGGCAATGAAGGCAGACTTAAAACAGCACAAATTATAAAAGAGCAACTAAAAAACGTTGGAATTGACCTGAATATAAGAGTTCTTGAATGGCAAAGTTTTCTAGAACTTGTTACAAAAAGGCAATTTCAGGCAGTATTACTTGGCTGGTCACTTTCTCATGACCCTGATTTATATGATATATTCCATTCTTCTAAAACTAAACCTGGAGAGTTCAATTTTGTCAGTTACAGCAATCCATATGTTGATAGATTAATTGAGCAGGCACGAGGAATCCTCAACAGAGATGAAAGGAAAAAGCTTTATTTTAAAATTCATAAACTTATCACAGAAGATCAACCTTATACATTTCTTTATGTTCCTGACACAATTATTGCTGTAAATAAGAGGATTAAAGGCATTGAACCTGCTCCTGCAGGAATATGGCATAACTATATTTTCTGGTATGTGCCAAAAAATACCATGGACTGGTATAATTAA
- the secG gene encoding preprotein translocase subunit SecG — MKTLLLTFHIILCLVMIAVVLLHRGKGAELGPAFGGGSSQTLFGPRGAATFLNKVATIVAVLFMLSSFFLTYITTRNKSVVSDVNIPQQTQPVQPAQQPTGEQPQQK; from the coding sequence ATGAAAACATTGCTTTTAACTTTTCACATAATACTCTGTTTGGTTATGATTGCTGTAGTTCTTCTTCACAGAGGTAAAGGAGCTGAACTTGGACCTGCCTTTGGAGGAGGCTCTTCACAGACTCTTTTTGGTCCAAGAGGTGCTGCTACTTTTCTTAACAAAGTAGCAACCATTGTGGCTGTGTTATTTATGCTTTCTTCTTTCTTTCTGACCTATATTACTACAAGAAATAAATCTGTTGTCTCAGATGTCAATATTCCTCAACAAACTCAACCAGTTCAGCCAGCCCAGCAACCAACAGGAGAACAACCTCAACAAAAGTAG
- the tpiA gene encoding triose-phosphate isomerase gives MKFFMANWKMHKTVQEALEFLKDFIPSVQGISDREIGIAPAFVCIDSMSKALRDTDIKVGAQNVFYENKGAYTGEVSPVMLKDLNIDYVIIGHSERRKYFHETDEIINLKIKATMSENLNVIFCIGETLEERESEKTFDVLKKQIEKGLENIEKYDSLVLAYEPVWAIGTGKVASELQIEEAHAFIKNRLKDIYSDKADRIRILYGGSVSPENIHSIMNIANVDGVLVGGASLDPEKFLKIIKYEERK, from the coding sequence ATGAAATTTTTCATGGCAAACTGGAAGATGCACAAGACTGTTCAAGAAGCGCTTGAGTTTTTAAAAGATTTCATTCCATCTGTTCAGGGTATATCTGACAGAGAAATTGGTATAGCTCCTGCATTTGTATGCATTGACAGTATGTCAAAAGCTTTAAGGGATACAGATATAAAAGTTGGGGCTCAAAATGTTTTTTATGAAAATAAAGGAGCATATACCGGAGAAGTATCTCCAGTAATGCTTAAAGACTTAAATATTGATTATGTAATAATTGGCCATTCAGAAAGACGAAAATATTTTCATGAGACAGATGAAATAATTAATCTTAAAATAAAGGCAACTATGAGTGAAAACCTAAATGTGATTTTCTGTATTGGCGAAACACTTGAAGAAAGAGAATCAGAGAAAACATTTGATGTTTTAAAAAAACAAATTGAAAAAGGACTTGAAAATATAGAAAAATATGACTCTTTAGTATTGGCTTATGAACCTGTATGGGCAATTGGAACAGGAAAAGTGGCATCTGAATTGCAAATTGAAGAAGCTCATGCATTTATAAAAAATAGATTAAAAGATATTTATTCAGATAAAGCTGACAGAATAAGAATACTTTACGGTGGAAGTGTTAGTCCTGAAAATATTCATTCAATAATGAATATTGCCAATGTTGACGGAGTCCTTGTCGGCGGTGCCAGTCTTGACCCTGAAAAGTTTTTAAAAATTATAAAATATGAAGAACGAAAATAA
- the pdxA gene encoding 4-hydroxythreonine-4-phosphate dehydrogenase PdxA, translating to MSKRKIAITMGDPAGIGAEIIVKAFAQEDIYKICNPVVIGDRAVIKEVIKTINIDFDPDNIEILNLNEVKNPSKLHKGKPSEESGRASFSYIRKAVELYRLGIVEAIVTAPITKIALKMAGLPWIGHTDMLASLTNVEDYAMAFYSEPLKLILATIHVPLKDVPYLIKKEKVIKSIFFGQKACEMLQIENPRIAISGLNPHAGEDGIMGREEIDEIMPAVKEARSLGINVSGPYPADSIFWRASKGEFDMIVAMYHDQGLAPFKLLAFDKGVNFTVGLPFIRTSPDHGTAYDIAWQGKANPASLIEAIKLAARMVL from the coding sequence ATGAGTAAAAGAAAAATTGCCATAACAATGGGAGATCCTGCTGGAATAGGTGCAGAAATTATCGTCAAAGCCTTTGCTCAGGAAGATATCTATAAAATATGCAATCCTGTTGTCATAGGAGACAGAGCGGTTATAAAAGAAGTTATCAAAACAATAAATATAGATTTTGACCCTGATAATATAGAAATATTAAATCTCAATGAAGTGAAAAACCCTTCAAAACTTCACAAAGGAAAGCCTTCTGAAGAATCTGGAAGAGCCTCATTTTCCTATATCAGGAAAGCTGTAGAACTTTACAGACTTGGAATAGTTGAAGCAATTGTTACAGCACCAATTACAAAAATTGCTTTGAAAATGGCTGGACTTCCATGGATTGGACATACAGATATGCTTGCGAGTCTAACCAATGTTGAAGATTATGCAATGGCTTTTTACAGTGAACCATTAAAATTAATACTTGCAACCATTCATGTGCCTCTTAAAGATGTTCCATATCTTATAAAAAAAGAAAAAGTTATCAAATCCATATTTTTTGGACAAAAAGCCTGCGAAATGCTTCAGATTGAAAATCCTCGAATTGCAATATCAGGTCTTAATCCACACGCAGGAGAAGATGGAATTATGGGAAGAGAGGAAATCGATGAAATTATGCCCGCTGTTAAAGAAGCAAGATCTCTTGGTATAAATGTGTCAGGTCCTTATCCAGCTGATTCTATTTTCTGGCGTGCGTCAAAAGGTGAATTTGATATGATTGTTGCCATGTATCATGATCAAGGGCTTGCACCATTTAAACTGTTAGCCTTTGATAAAGGTGTAAACTTTACTGTAGGGCTTCCATTTATTAGAACTTCTCCTGACCATGGAACAGCTTATGATATAGCATGGCAGGGGAAAGCTAATCCTGCAAGCCTCATCGAGGCAATAAAACTTGCTGCAAGGATGGTACTATGA
- a CDS encoding LolA family protein — MTINLLCIFLLLTLSYAQNTTLSKIETAYKNIDDASGNFIQISYIKELGKTQKFNGKFFIKGDKIRWQYSGNFSQVVYLNRKMLTVYDKTNKQAIQSSFTEDKYGQLPIALLSRMADIKKDFEVAENKENTLILVPKTKMGNIKRIELVINENEFPIKSLKITDTMANIITIEFNNVKINTTLRDSLFNFIPRKDDTVLQY; from the coding sequence TTGACAATTAATTTATTATGTATTTTTTTATTGTTAACACTCTCCTATGCTCAGAATACCACTTTATCCAAAATTGAAACCGCATATAAAAATATAGATGATGCAAGTGGGAATTTTATTCAGATAAGTTATATAAAAGAACTTGGAAAAACTCAAAAATTTAATGGAAAATTTTTTATAAAGGGCGACAAAATAAGATGGCAGTATTCTGGAAATTTTTCCCAGGTAGTTTATCTCAATAGAAAAATGCTCACTGTTTATGACAAAACAAATAAACAGGCAATACAGAGCAGTTTTACAGAAGATAAATACGGACAGCTGCCTATTGCACTTCTTTCAAGAATGGCTGATATTAAAAAGGATTTTGAAGTTGCAGAAAATAAAGAAAACACTTTGATTCTGGTTCCTAAAACTAAAATGGGCAACATTAAAAGAATCGAACTGGTTATTAATGAAAACGAATTTCCAATTAAATCTCTTAAGATTACTGATACTATGGCAAATATAATAACAATTGAATTTAACAATGTAAAAATAAATACAACTCTCAGAGATTCATTATTTAATTTCATTCCCAGGAAAGATGACACAGTATTACAGTATTAA